One Microvirga thermotolerans DNA window includes the following coding sequences:
- a CDS encoding DUF4082 domain-containing protein codes for MLWAGRHHFQFLFDRMRLSEGATPKSTDTLENATLTPDAFEDTSGHVQSYLGALSQVGNERLDVVSGGRSGRTSLHEDHTGPTPHDHDVGIAPVGHLDPLPSSLPSNPLIASPQAPDAAVDPAVYGTPSPQFSGNALPSADLLQTNRVRDTSADQSSSIPAPSSAPDQETAGWLPGGGPEARGGDPSASSTQSPILQGPVTTATASSRPSAAAAVTAAAAGNTIVLENQKQGSPVSEWGIDGTGSANIEGFATEISINRGQRVDFKINTNSTNYRIDIYRLGYYGGMGARKVATLQHSGLQTQPAPLRNAATGEVDAGNWSVSASWNIPADAVSGVYIAKLVRQDGVQGANHIPFIVRDDASTSDIIFQTSDMTWQAYNPWGGANFYGGNGPGTGVLGNGRAYAVSYNRPITTRGGALSSGPQDYIFGAEYPAIMWLEKNGYDLSYMAGVDTDRFGNLIGNHKMFLSVGHDEYWSGRQRANVEAARDAGVNLSFWSGNEVYWRTRWAPSISADATPYRTLVSYKETWSNGDIDPSNEWTGTFRDPRFVSATAVGGGVPENALTGTLFQVDSYRRDSITIGYDDANLRFWRNTSIANLQPGQFATLPAGYLGYEWDESPDNGFRPAGLITLSSTTLPVSQYLLDYGNTVGNGTATHNLTVYRAASGALVFGAGTVYWAWALDANHDNEPTPTDDRVKQAMVNLLADMGIQPGSLEAGLVPATKSTDTTKPVSTITSFGGGETVPVGQAVTISGTAADSGGGVIAAVEISTDSGQTWHRATGDENWTYSWTPTAAGTFTILTRAIDDSVNLEAPGAGRTVTVTGSSLFSSSATPAIISDPDSSALELGVKFQASVSGTVNGIRFYKSADNTGVHTGSLWSSTGTRLATVTFTNESGSGWQTALFSNPVTITPGVTYVASYHTDRGHYSATSNYFTNAVTSGPLTAPSSSASGGNGVFAYGASSLFPTNSYQATNYWVDVLFSPSSSTVNRPPVASNDSGYSTTANTALAIPATSLLANDTDPDGDPLSITGVSAPSNGTVAFNAQTNTVTFTPAAGYTGQAGFTYTVGDGRGGSSSASVSLNVTAPGSGPVSLFSPSATPAVLSDTDPSSVELGMKFQTSAAGTVSGIKFYKGSGDTGTHQGRLWTASGTLLGTVTFSNETASGWQTATFANPISLTPGATYVVSYHSNGHYASTSNFFASAATNGPLTAPSSSASGGNGVYAYGTSALFPTASYQATNYWVDVLFNPSSGGTNTAPTANNDNGFSTAQNTALTINTSSLLANDTDPDGDPLSVTGVSGATNGTATLNAQGTAVTFAPAAGYTGPAAFNYSISDGKGGTASASVSLTVTPPSSSTSVSVFSPSATPSILSSSDPNPVELGMKFQTSAAGTVSGIKFYKGSGDTGTHQGRLWTASGTLLGTVTFSNETASGWQTATFANPISLTPGTTYVVSYHSNGRYAATPNYFTSEVASGPLTALADTAANRNGVYAYGSSSLFPTNSYQKTNYWVDVVFNPQAAA; via the coding sequence ATGCTTTGGGCAGGCAGACATCATTTTCAATTTCTTTTCGATCGTATGCGCCTCAGCGAGGGCGCAACCCCGAAATCCACCGACACTTTAGAGAACGCCACCCTCACGCCCGATGCGTTTGAAGACACCTCCGGTCATGTCCAATCCTATCTTGGCGCACTCTCGCAGGTGGGAAACGAACGCCTTGATGTCGTATCCGGCGGCAGATCCGGGCGCACCTCGCTGCACGAGGATCATACGGGGCCTACCCCGCACGATCACGACGTCGGGATCGCTCCTGTCGGGCATCTCGATCCGCTTCCCTCATCGCTTCCAAGCAATCCCCTGATCGCCTCGCCTCAGGCGCCGGACGCGGCAGTCGACCCGGCGGTCTATGGCACTCCGAGTCCTCAATTCTCAGGGAACGCCCTTCCATCCGCAGATCTGCTGCAGACGAACAGGGTCAGGGATACGTCCGCAGACCAGTCCTCTTCCATACCTGCGCCGTCATCTGCCCCTGATCAGGAGACCGCGGGTTGGCTTCCTGGCGGTGGACCTGAGGCCCGGGGCGGGGATCCGAGCGCGTCCTCAACCCAATCTCCGATCCTGCAGGGACCGGTCACCACCGCAACGGCCTCCTCGCGGCCTTCGGCGGCAGCGGCCGTGACAGCGGCGGCCGCTGGCAACACCATCGTCCTGGAGAACCAGAAGCAGGGAAGTCCCGTCAGCGAGTGGGGCATCGACGGAACCGGGAGCGCGAATATCGAAGGATTCGCGACCGAGATCAGCATCAACCGCGGGCAGCGCGTCGATTTCAAGATCAACACCAACTCCACCAATTACCGCATCGATATCTACCGTCTCGGCTATTACGGGGGCATGGGCGCCCGCAAGGTCGCCACGCTGCAGCACAGCGGGCTTCAGACACAACCTGCCCCCTTGCGCAATGCGGCGACCGGGGAGGTCGACGCCGGGAACTGGTCCGTATCGGCATCGTGGAACATTCCAGCCGATGCGGTGTCCGGAGTGTATATCGCAAAGCTGGTACGTCAGGACGGCGTGCAGGGTGCGAACCACATTCCTTTCATCGTCAGGGACGACGCGAGTACGAGCGATATCATTTTCCAGACGTCCGACATGACGTGGCAGGCCTACAACCCGTGGGGAGGAGCGAACTTCTACGGCGGAAACGGGCCCGGCACCGGAGTGCTCGGCAACGGACGCGCTTATGCCGTGAGCTATAACCGCCCGATCACGACCCGGGGCGGCGCGCTCTCTTCGGGTCCGCAGGACTACATCTTCGGCGCCGAATATCCGGCCATCATGTGGCTCGAGAAGAACGGATACGACCTTTCGTACATGGCCGGAGTGGACACGGACCGTTTCGGCAACCTGATCGGGAATCATAAGATGTTCCTGTCGGTCGGGCACGACGAGTACTGGTCGGGCCGGCAGCGCGCCAATGTGGAGGCGGCCCGGGACGCAGGCGTGAACCTCTCGTTCTGGAGCGGGAACGAAGTGTACTGGAGGACCCGTTGGGCTCCGAGCATCAGCGCAGATGCCACCCCGTATCGGACCCTGGTCTCCTACAAGGAAACATGGTCGAACGGCGACATCGACCCCAGCAACGAATGGACGGGGACCTTCCGCGATCCGCGCTTCGTTTCCGCCACCGCGGTCGGGGGCGGCGTCCCGGAGAATGCGCTGACGGGGACGTTGTTTCAGGTCGACTCCTATCGCCGGGACTCGATTACGATCGGATATGACGATGCCAATCTCCGTTTCTGGCGCAACACCAGCATTGCAAACCTGCAGCCCGGCCAGTTCGCGACGCTGCCAGCCGGCTATCTGGGCTACGAATGGGACGAATCCCCGGACAACGGCTTCAGGCCGGCCGGCTTGATCACGCTTTCGTCCACGACGCTTCCCGTGAGCCAGTACCTGCTGGATTACGGAAACACGGTAGGCAATGGCACGGCGACCCATAATCTCACGGTTTATCGTGCGGCAAGCGGCGCTTTGGTCTTCGGAGCCGGGACCGTCTATTGGGCGTGGGCCCTCGATGCCAACCACGACAACGAGCCGACGCCGACCGACGACCGCGTCAAGCAGGCCATGGTCAATCTTCTTGCGGACATGGGCATCCAGCCCGGGTCCCTGGAGGCAGGACTTGTGCCTGCGACAAAGTCCACGGATACGACGAAGCCGGTGTCGACGATCACGTCCTTCGGCGGCGGTGAAACTGTTCCTGTCGGCCAAGCCGTTACCATCTCCGGGACTGCGGCCGACAGCGGCGGCGGGGTGATCGCGGCAGTGGAGATCTCCACCGATTCCGGACAGACCTGGCATCGCGCGACCGGCGACGAGAACTGGACCTACAGTTGGACGCCGACCGCAGCGGGCACGTTCACGATCCTGACCCGGGCCATCGACGACAGCGTCAATCTCGAGGCGCCCGGCGCCGGCCGTACCGTGACCGTCACCGGAAGCAGCCTTTTCTCCTCGTCTGCGACACCGGCCATCATCTCGGATCCAGACTCGAGCGCCCTCGAACTGGGGGTCAAGTTCCAGGCGTCGGTGTCCGGAACGGTCAATGGGATTCGTTTCTACAAGAGTGCCGATAACACGGGCGTCCATACGGGATCCCTCTGGTCGAGCACGGGAACACGGCTCGCCACGGTTACTTTCACCAATGAGAGCGGCAGCGGCTGGCAGACCGCGCTCTTCTCGAATCCCGTCACCATTACGCCCGGCGTGACATACGTCGCCTCCTATCACACGGATCGAGGACACTACTCGGCAACGTCCAACTACTTCACCAACGCGGTCACGAGCGGCCCCTTGACCGCCCCTTCGAGCTCCGCTTCGGGAGGTAATGGCGTTTTCGCCTATGGCGCGAGCTCCCTGTTCCCGACGAACAGCTATCAGGCGACCAACTATTGGGTCGACGTTCTCTTCAGTCCGTCGAGCTCGACTGTGAACCGCCCCCCCGTGGCCAGCAATGACAGCGGATACTCGACCACGGCCAACACCGCCCTCGCCATACCGGCCACCTCCCTGCTCGCGAACGACACCGACCCGGACGGCGATCCGCTTTCGATCACGGGCGTGAGCGCACCCAGCAACGGAACGGTGGCATTCAACGCGCAGACGAACACGGTCACCTTCACGCCAGCGGCCGGCTATACCGGCCAGGCCGGATTCACCTATACCGTCGGCGACGGGCGCGGCGGGAGTTCTTCGGCGAGCGTCAGCCTCAACGTCACTGCGCCCGGTTCCGGCCCCGTCAGCCTGTTCTCCCCGTCTGCCACGCCTGCAGTCCTGTCGGATACCGATCCAAGCTCGGTCGAGCTTGGCATGAAGTTCCAGACCTCCGCCGCCGGGACGGTCAGCGGCATCAAGTTCTATAAAGGTTCCGGCGACACCGGCACGCATCAGGGGCGTCTCTGGACCGCAAGCGGAACGCTGCTCGGCACCGTCACCTTCTCCAACGAGACCGCCAGCGGCTGGCAGACCGCCACCTTCGCGAACCCGATCAGCCTCACGCCCGGCGCGACCTACGTCGTCTCCTACCACAGCAATGGGCACTATGCTTCCACGTCCAACTTCTTCGCGAGCGCAGCGACCAATGGCCCGCTGACGGCGCCTTCGAGTTCCGCATCCGGCGGCAACGGCGTCTACGCCTACGGCACCTCCGCGCTGTTCCCGACGGCGAGCTACCAGGCGACCAACTATTGGGTCGACGTCCTCTTCAACCCCTCGAGCGGTGGAACCAATACGGCGCCGACAGCGAACAACGACAATGGATTCTCGACAGCTCAGAATACGGCTTTGACGATCAATACGTCATCTCTGCTCGCCAACGATACGGACCCGGACGGAGATCCTCTGAGCGTCACGGGGGTCAGCGGCGCAACCAACGGCACTGCGACCTTGAATGCGCAAGGCACGGCCGTCACCTTCGCGCCTGCGGCGGGCTACACCGGTCCGGCGGCGTTCAACTATTCCATCTCCGACGGAAAGGGAGGAACGGCCTCGGCCAGCGTCAGCCTGACCGTGACGCCGCCATCTTCGAGTACCTCCGTCAGCGTGTTCTCCCCGTCTGCCACGCCGAGCATTCTGTCCAGCAGCGATCCCAATCCGGTCGAGCTTGGGATGAAGTTCCAGACCTCTGCCGCCGGGACGGTCAGCGGCATCAAGTTCTATAAAGGTTCCGGCGACACCGGCACGCATCAGGGGCGTCTCTGGACCGCAAGCGGAACGCTGCTCGGCACCGTCACCTTCTCCAACGAGACCGCCAGCGGCTGGCAGACCGCCACCTTCGCGAACCCGATCAGCCTCACGCCCGGAACGACCTACGTCGTCTCCTACCACAGCAATGGGCGCTACGCCGCAACGCCGAACTACTTCACCTCCGAGGTCGCGAGCGGGCCGCTGACCGCGCTCGCCGATACGGCCGCCAATCGCAACGGCGTCTACGCCTATGGCTCCTCCAGCTTGTTCCCGACGAACAGCTATCAGAAGACGAACTACTGGGTCGACGTCGTCTTCAATCCCCAGGCCGCAGCATAG
- a CDS encoding peptidase domain-containing ABC transporter, giving the protein MSFEHQTGLHCLVAVARHHGTDLSVEQLAHAYAVDDEPVSLHLMRRIAQEAGLRAREVRASWSDLLRLEGAFPAIAELQNGNWVVVAGIQCEQDGDKALILDPKAVLPEPLVLTETDFCKAWSGRLLLIKPARLRLKDGKRPFGFLWFAPELLRQRRLFGDVIAAALVLYALGLAVPIFSQLVIDKVLMHESYATLYVLAGGVALALVFDAVFTFLRRYLLLYATNRIDIRVAVRTFAHLLSLPLGYFERVPAGVLVKHMQQANRIREFLTGRLFTTALDSFSLFVFLPVLLLYSVKLTIVVLAFTACVGIAVALLIGPFRRRLQALYEAEGERQALLVESVHGMRTVKSLALEPLQRRSWDNSSAQAVMMRYDVDRISAAAQSLTGLLEKLMSVAIIALGAIDVFDREMTVGALVAFNMLAGRVSGPLVQILTMAHEYQEVALSVRMLGEVMNRVPESDGIQRGLCPPLKGSIQFEDVSFSYQPERPPALDGVSFSVEPGTIVGIVGRSGSGKTTITRLIQRLYPVQNGLVRIDGHDIRELDLVHLRKCVGVVLQDNFLFRGTVRENIAAAKPSATFEEIARAAKAAGAEEFIARLPRGFDTMLEENAANLSGGQRQRLAIARALVADPRLLILDEATSALDPDSEMIVRQNLRRIAEGRTVLIVSHRLSTLVDAHAILVVERGRLIAMGRHDQLLSSCTTYRQLWNQQTRHAA; this is encoded by the coding sequence GTGAGCTTCGAACATCAGACCGGCTTGCACTGCCTCGTAGCCGTCGCACGGCATCACGGTACGGATCTCTCGGTCGAGCAGCTGGCTCATGCCTATGCCGTCGACGACGAGCCGGTTTCCCTGCATCTGATGCGCAGGATCGCACAGGAAGCCGGCCTGAGGGCGCGCGAGGTTCGCGCGTCCTGGTCGGATCTGCTCAGATTGGAAGGAGCCTTTCCGGCGATTGCAGAGCTCCAGAACGGGAACTGGGTCGTGGTCGCCGGCATCCAATGCGAGCAGGATGGCGACAAGGCTCTCATCCTCGATCCGAAGGCCGTCCTGCCAGAGCCGCTTGTGCTGACTGAAACCGACTTCTGCAAAGCCTGGAGCGGGCGCCTGCTCCTGATCAAGCCGGCGCGCCTCAGACTCAAGGATGGCAAGCGTCCCTTCGGGTTCCTGTGGTTTGCTCCCGAGCTCCTCCGGCAGCGGCGACTGTTCGGCGACGTCATCGCCGCCGCCCTCGTGCTCTATGCGCTCGGCCTTGCGGTCCCAATCTTTTCTCAGCTCGTCATCGACAAGGTTCTGATGCACGAGTCCTATGCCACCCTATACGTGCTTGCGGGCGGCGTCGCTCTCGCGCTCGTCTTCGATGCGGTCTTCACCTTTCTGAGGCGTTATCTTCTCCTTTACGCCACCAACCGGATCGACATCCGCGTGGCGGTCCGCACGTTCGCGCACCTTCTTTCGCTCCCGCTCGGCTATTTCGAGCGCGTGCCCGCAGGCGTGCTCGTCAAGCATATGCAGCAGGCGAACCGGATCCGCGAGTTCCTGACCGGACGCCTCTTTACGACGGCCCTGGACAGCTTTTCGCTTTTCGTCTTCCTGCCGGTTCTCCTGCTCTACAGCGTGAAGCTGACCATTGTCGTGCTGGCCTTCACGGCGTGCGTCGGAATCGCGGTGGCACTTCTCATCGGCCCGTTCCGCCGCAGGCTGCAGGCGCTCTATGAGGCTGAGGGCGAACGCCAGGCTCTTCTCGTGGAATCCGTCCACGGAATGCGGACCGTCAAGTCGCTCGCGTTGGAGCCGCTGCAACGGCGCAGCTGGGACAATTCCTCCGCGCAAGCGGTCATGATGCGCTACGACGTCGACCGCATCTCGGCCGCCGCCCAGAGCCTGACGGGTCTCCTCGAAAAGCTCATGAGCGTGGCGATCATCGCGCTCGGAGCCATCGACGTCTTCGACCGCGAGATGACAGTCGGGGCACTGGTTGCCTTCAACATGCTGGCCGGACGTGTTTCCGGCCCCCTCGTGCAGATCCTGACGATGGCTCATGAATACCAGGAGGTCGCACTCTCCGTCAGGATGCTGGGGGAGGTCATGAACCGCGTGCCGGAATCGGACGGAATCCAGAGGGGCCTCTGCCCTCCGCTCAAAGGCTCGATCCAGTTCGAGGACGTTTCCTTCTCCTACCAGCCCGAGCGGCCGCCGGCTCTCGACGGCGTCTCGTTCAGTGTGGAGCCGGGCACCATCGTCGGTATCGTCGGGCGCAGCGGGTCGGGAAAGACGACCATCACCCGCCTGATCCAGCGCCTATATCCGGTGCAGAACGGCCTCGTCCGCATCGACGGGCACGATATCCGGGAGCTCGACCTCGTTCATCTGCGCAAGTGCGTAGGGGTCGTTCTGCAGGACAACTTCCTGTTCCGCGGCACGGTACGGGAGAACATCGCCGCGGCGAAACCCTCCGCGACGTTCGAAGAGATCGCCCGGGCAGCGAAGGCCGCCGGAGCGGAGGAATTCATCGCCCGCCTGCCGCGGGGCTTCGACACCATGCTCGAGGAGAATGCCGCCAATCTGTCCGGCGGCCAACGGCAGCGCCTTGCGATCGCGCGCGCTCTCGTGGCGGATCCTCGCCTGCTGATCCTCGACGAGGCGACGAGCGCGCTCGATCCCGACAGCGAGATGATCGTGCGCCAGAACCTTCGCCGCATTGCGGAGGGACGCACGGTTCTGATCGTCTCCCATCGATTGTCCACGCTCGTCGATGCGCACGCGATTCTCGTCGTCGAGCGCGGACGGCTCATTGCCATGGGTCGGCATGACCAGCTCCTGTCGTCCTGCACGACCTATCGTCAATTGTGGAACCAGCAGACGAGGCACGCCGCATGA
- a CDS encoding HlyD family type I secretion periplasmic adaptor subunit, producing MIPARKQPESGANVQVLAPVPRKRPAYISEFQPDAVEVEERAPPRLARTTLYLITLLLASATAWACLTEIDEVAVAKGKLITTEPNIVIQPLENSVLRSIKVSVGQVVKAGQVLAVFDPTFTEADVQQLQSRFNASDAMVNRLEAELAGLIYRPSDPASPEQLVEARIAAQRKAFRESRLRNLDEEIARAEASLVKSRKEEAILLQRLKGIQDIETMRTILMEHQTGSKLNLLQARDMRLDIEATIARLQGSQVESGHELEKARSQRQEFVDDFTRATLEALVEARGKRDAAAEELKKAELRRSLVSLTAPADAVVLEVAQRSAGSVMRQAEPLFILVPANVPLEAEVSIAPKDIGHIGQGQTAKIKFDAFPFQKHGTAAATVRTISHDAFPADPKSGEAGAAGVLFHKARLSLDDIGLRSVPSDFRLLPGLSLQAEIQVGRRSVISYFLYPLLRGLDESIREPR from the coding sequence ATGATTCCCGCCCGCAAGCAGCCCGAGAGCGGAGCGAACGTCCAGGTCCTGGCCCCCGTTCCGCGCAAGCGACCCGCCTATATCTCCGAGTTCCAGCCTGACGCCGTCGAGGTGGAGGAGCGGGCTCCGCCGCGCCTGGCTCGCACGACCCTTTATCTCATCACCCTGCTGCTCGCCTCGGCGACGGCATGGGCCTGCCTGACGGAGATCGACGAAGTGGCCGTGGCCAAGGGCAAGCTGATCACCACCGAGCCCAACATCGTCATTCAGCCCCTCGAGAACTCCGTCCTCCGCAGCATCAAGGTCAGCGTCGGGCAGGTGGTCAAGGCCGGCCAGGTTCTTGCAGTGTTCGATCCCACCTTCACGGAGGCGGACGTTCAGCAGCTCCAGTCCAGGTTCAACGCCTCCGACGCCATGGTGAACCGCCTGGAGGCGGAGCTTGCCGGGCTCATCTATCGTCCGAGCGACCCTGCAAGCCCGGAGCAGCTCGTCGAGGCGCGGATCGCCGCCCAGAGGAAGGCTTTCCGGGAAAGCCGCCTGCGCAACCTCGACGAGGAAATCGCACGGGCGGAGGCGAGCCTCGTCAAGAGCCGGAAGGAGGAGGCGATCCTCCTCCAGCGCCTCAAGGGCATCCAGGACATCGAAACGATGCGGACCATCCTGATGGAGCACCAGACCGGATCGAAACTCAACCTGCTCCAGGCCCGCGACATGCGTCTCGACATTGAGGCGACCATCGCCCGTCTCCAGGGCTCTCAGGTCGAGTCCGGCCATGAGCTCGAGAAGGCCCGCTCGCAGCGTCAGGAGTTCGTCGACGACTTCACGCGGGCGACCCTCGAAGCCCTCGTGGAAGCCCGCGGAAAGCGCGATGCGGCAGCGGAGGAGCTGAAGAAGGCGGAGCTGCGGCGAAGCCTCGTATCCTTGACCGCGCCGGCCGACGCCGTCGTGCTCGAAGTCGCGCAGCGCTCGGCAGGGTCCGTCATGCGGCAGGCCGAGCCGCTCTTCATCCTCGTGCCCGCCAACGTACCCCTGGAAGCGGAAGTATCGATCGCTCCCAAGGACATTGGGCATATCGGCCAGGGGCAGACCGCGAAGATCAAGTTCGATGCCTTTCCCTTCCAGAAGCATGGAACGGCGGCCGCGACGGTCAGGACCATCAGCCACGATGCGTTTCCGGCCGACCCGAAGAGCGGCGAAGCCGGAGCTGCGGGAGTCCTGTTCCACAAGGCGAGGCTGAGCCTCGACGATATAGGATTGCGTTCGGTTCCCAGCGACTTCCGTCTCCTTCCCGGCCTGTCCCTTCAGGCGGAAATCCAGGTCGGCCGCAGAAGCGTGATCTCGTACTTCCTGTACCCGCTTCTGCGCGGCCTGGATGAGAGTATCCGCGAGCCCCGATAA
- a CDS encoding DegT/DnrJ/EryC1/StrS family aminotransferase: protein MIPIMAPFIGESEAQAASAVVLSGWLSQGPEVAAFEREFASAVGADHACAVSNCTVALHLALLAVGVEPGDEVIMASHTFIACANAARQCGATPVFVDIDPVTYTMDPDLVAAAITDRTKAIMCIHQMGMPCDMASLVPLARSHGIAIVEDAACAIGSEILIDGEWQRIGKPIGDVACFSLHPRKLLTVGDGGVLTTGHPEHDRLFRLWRQHGMSVPDTVRHSSHQVIFEEYPVPGYNYRLTDVQAAIGRAQLAKLDEIVARRRQLAGNYREMLARLPEVRVPIEPNWARTNWQSFCVRLPEGADQRNVMQKMLDDGVATRRGIMCIHRERAYADQPLRFPLPESERAQDGCILLPLFHQMTEEMQEQVVSSLESALN, encoded by the coding sequence ATGATCCCGATCATGGCGCCTTTCATCGGCGAAAGCGAGGCCCAGGCCGCTTCGGCGGTCGTCCTTTCCGGGTGGCTCTCGCAGGGGCCCGAGGTTGCCGCCTTCGAGCGGGAATTCGCCTCGGCCGTCGGCGCGGATCATGCCTGCGCCGTTTCGAACTGCACGGTGGCTCTCCACCTGGCGCTGCTGGCTGTCGGAGTCGAACCGGGCGACGAAGTCATCATGGCAAGTCATACCTTCATTGCCTGCGCCAACGCGGCGCGACAATGCGGAGCGACGCCGGTCTTCGTGGATATCGATCCGGTGACCTACACGATGGACCCGGATCTGGTCGCGGCCGCGATCACCGACCGGACGAAGGCGATCATGTGCATCCATCAGATGGGGATGCCGTGCGACATGGCATCCCTGGTGCCGCTCGCCCGATCCCATGGGATCGCGATCGTCGAGGATGCCGCCTGCGCCATCGGCTCCGAAATTCTCATCGACGGCGAATGGCAGCGCATCGGCAAGCCGATCGGCGACGTCGCCTGCTTCTCCCTCCATCCGCGAAAACTGCTGACGGTGGGTGACGGTGGCGTGCTGACGACAGGCCATCCGGAGCACGACAGGCTGTTCCGCCTCTGGCGGCAGCATGGAATGAGCGTGCCGGACACGGTGCGGCACAGCAGTCATCAGGTGATCTTCGAGGAATATCCCGTTCCTGGCTACAATTACCGACTGACGGACGTTCAGGCCGCGATCGGCCGCGCCCAGCTTGCAAAGCTCGACGAGATCGTCGCCCGTCGCCGGCAGCTTGCCGGAAACTATCGGGAAATGCTGGCGCGGCTGCCGGAGGTACGCGTTCCCATCGAGCCGAACTGGGCAAGAACGAACTGGCAGAGCTTCTGCGTCCGGCTGCCCGAGGGGGCCGACCAGCGCAATGTCATGCAGAAGATGCTCGACGACGGTGTCGCGACACGGCGCGGGATCATGTGCATTCATCGCGAGCGGGCATATGCAGACCAGCCGCTGCGCTTCCCTCTTCCGGAATCGGAGCGGGCTCAGGACGGCTGCATTCTGCTTCCCCTCTTTCACCAGATGACGGAAGAGATGCAGGAGCAGGTGGTCTCGTCGCTCGAATCGGCCCTGAACTGA
- a CDS encoding NAD-dependent epimerase/dehydratase family protein → MIPTENVLSGKRILVTGGAGFVGSHIVDLLVEAGAGEIVVVDNMVRGRPDNLSDALQSGRVRLVEGDIRDRDLMRGLVAGTDTVFHQAALRITHCAAEPRAALEVMVDATFDLLEMCVAEKVRKVVMASSASVYGMADSFPTAEGQNPYNNRTLYGAAKTFGEGLLRSFNDMYGLDYVALRYFNVFGPRMDTHGRYTEVMIRWMERINAGLPPVIFGDGLQTMDMIHVRDVARANILAAVSPATDIALNVGSGKETSLLDLARALAVAMNRPGLAPVHEAERAVNPVPRRLCDPRAAERLIGFKASLDMQAGIAELVRWWRGLQRPQDVRGVA, encoded by the coding sequence ATGATTCCCACTGAAAACGTACTTTCCGGAAAGCGCATCCTGGTCACCGGGGGCGCAGGCTTCGTCGGGTCGCATATCGTCGATCTCCTGGTCGAGGCCGGGGCCGGAGAAATCGTCGTCGTCGACAACATGGTCCGGGGACGCCCCGACAACCTATCGGACGCGCTCCAAAGCGGCCGTGTCAGGCTCGTCGAGGGCGATATTCGCGACAGGGATCTGATGAGAGGACTGGTCGCGGGAACGGATACGGTCTTTCACCAGGCCGCCCTGCGGATCACCCACTGCGCCGCGGAGCCGCGTGCCGCCCTCGAGGTCATGGTCGACGCCACGTTCGACCTTCTCGAGATGTGCGTCGCTGAGAAGGTGCGCAAGGTCGTCATGGCCTCCTCGGCATCCGTCTACGGCATGGCCGACTCGTTTCCCACGGCCGAGGGGCAGAACCCCTACAACAACCGGACCCTGTACGGAGCCGCCAAGACATTCGGAGAGGGGCTGCTGCGCTCGTTCAACGACATGTACGGCCTCGATTACGTAGCGCTTCGGTACTTCAACGTCTTCGGTCCGCGCATGGATACGCACGGGCGCTACACCGAGGTCATGATCCGGTGGATGGAACGAATCAATGCCGGGCTTCCGCCCGTCATCTTCGGGGACGGGCTGCAGACGATGGATATGATTCATGTAAGAGACGTTGCGCGGGCCAATATTCTCGCCGCCGTCTCGCCGGCGACCGACATTGCCCTCAATGTGGGAAGCGGCAAGGAAACCTCGCTGCTCGATCTCGCCCGCGCTCTGGCCGTAGCCATGAATCGACCCGGTCTTGCTCCTGTCCACGAGGCCGAGCGGGCCGTGAATCCCGTTCCGCGGCGCCTTTGCGATCCCCGTGCAGCCGAGCGGCTCATCGGATTCAAGGCCAGCCTGGACATGCAGGCCGGGATTGCCGAACTCGTTCGGTGGTGGCGAGGCCTGCAGCGCCCGCAGGATGTACGGGGAGTTGCCTGA